In Oreochromis niloticus isolate F11D_XX linkage group LG12, O_niloticus_UMD_NMBU, whole genome shotgun sequence, the DNA window TAGTTTGGTAAACTGGTAACTAATAAACTATTTTCTAAACTATGTGTGCACCTTCAATTTCTGTCTTACTGACGCCAAATCCACGAAAAGATCTAaatcaggggtaggcaactccaggcctcgagtgccaggtacctgcaggttttagatgtgtccttgatccaacataGCCGATTCAAattgctaaattacctcctcaacatgtcttgaagttctccagagccctggtaatgaactaatcatttgattcaggtgtgttgacccagggtaagatctaaaacctgcaggacaccggtactcgaggcctggagttgcctactcCTGTCATAAAGGAACCAGTGAAAGCAGCTTAAATATgcacttaaaaaatatattaattgtTTTTGAAGGCTCAggatgtccctattgccagtcttggcagccggggatcagtccgccagggcctccgctcctggccgccgcccagcacacaatgcacccgacccctatggcgcctcctgcgggtggtgggcctgcgggaggatgggcccatgtctcctcttcgggctgtgcccggccgggccccatggactaaggcccggccaccagacgctcgccctcgggcaccctccccgggcctggctccagggcggggccccggtaaccctatcccgggcagggtaaactgttccctcgatgttttcttcataagggtcttctgaatcgctctttgtctggtccctcacccaggaccaattcgccatgggagaccctaccagggggcaaaagcccccagacaacatagcccctgggatccctgggacacacaaacccctccaccacgataaggtagcgattcacggagagggaggactccggaggcagccgacaggtatcgacaggccaagcggaatgcggctcgggcagtggctgaagcaaaaactcgggtgtgggaggagttcagagaggccatggaaaaagactttcggactgcctcgaagagattctggcaaaccgtcaggcgtctcaggaggggaaagcggtgctctacctgcactgtgtatagtgctggcggagcgctgctgacgtcaactgagaaaattgtcaggcggtggaaggaatacttcgaggacctccttaatcacactgacacgtcttccgaggaggaagcagagtctggggatgaggggaatgacccgccaatttccgggggcgaggtcactgaggcagttaaacaactccttggtggcagagcccctggtgttgatgaggtccgccccgagttcctgaaggctctggatgttgtagggctgtcctggttgacacgcctctgtaatgttgcgtggagatcaggggcagtacccctggactggcagaccggggtggtggtccccatctttaagaagggagaccggagggtgtgttccaactacagggggatcacactcctcagcctccctgggaaagtctatgccagggtgctggaaaggagagttcgtccgttagtcgaacctcggatacaggaggaacaatgcggttttcgtcctggtcgcggaacactggaccagctctttatcctctcaaggatacttgagggtgcatgggagtttgcccaaccagtctacatgtgttttgtggacttggagaaggcattcgaccgtgtccctcggggtgtcctgtgggaggtgttgcgggagtatggggtgtctggcccattgctacgggccattcgatccctatacaaccgttgcaagagtttggttcgcattgccggcaataagtcggactcgttcccggtgggtgatgggctccgccagggctgccctttgtcaccggttctgttcataatttttatggacaggatttctaggcgcagccaagtggcagagggctttcacttcggtggcctcagaatctcatctctgctttttgcggatgatgtggtcctgttggcttcatcaggtgggggcctccagctcgcactggagcggttcgcagccgagtgtgaagcagcgggaatgaggatcagcacctccaaatctgaggccatggttctcagccggaaaagggtggagtacccactccgggtcggggatgagttcctgccccaagtggaggagttcaagtatctcggggtcttgttcgcgagtgatgggagaagggagccggagatcgacagacggattggtgctgcggctgcagtgatgcggacgctgcaccggtccgtcgtggcgAAGAGGgaactgagtgtaaaagcgaagctctcaatttaccggtcgatctacgtccctaccctcacctatggccacgagctgtgggtagtgaccgaaagaacgagatcgcggatacaagcggcagaaatgagcttcctccgaagggtggctggcctctcccttagagatagggtgagaagttcggccatccgggaggggctcagagtagagccgctgctcctccacatcgaaaggagccagttgaggtggttcgggcatctgacaaggatgcctcctgggcgcctcctgggtgaggtgttccgggcatgtcccaccgggaggaggccccggggcagacccaggacacgctggagagattatatctctcggctggcctgggaacgccttggtgttcccccggataagctggaggaggtggctggggagagggaggtctgggcttctctgcttaggctgctgcccccgcgacccggcctcggataaagcggatgaagatggatggatggatggatggctcaggatcatcataataatatttgtccaggatcaacattgcatcTGACCAAACATGGTTATATCGTCAGAGCTTTGCCGATGTCCGGTCAAAAATTTCAAAATGAGGGCTGTTAGGGTCAAGGTTAGGATGTGATTGTGATTAGGGTTGTGATTTTGATTaggatgtgatgtgatggtGTTTCCACAGCGcaaagctgtgacatttttacaGTATGACTGGTCACTTGCAATGCTGAAACCTGGACCAACATTAGTTTTATTGATCCAGTAACTAGACCAACAGGAAGACATCAGATGGTGTAAACAGAAACACGCACATCAAGCTACACATGTATCAAAGTGTGACAAACAGTAGCACTGGTGAAATGGTTATTCAGCCTCTGTAGCAGTGAGTTTGATGTCAATTTGGCAGCTCTTTCAGAATTCTAATTAATTGCTCCTATTTGGGACTAGAAGATTTCTCCACATTTCTCTCAAGCTGACCTTTtttctagagcaggggtgtcgaactccaggcctcgagggctggtgtcctgcaggttttagataacaccctgggtcaacacacctgaatcaaatgattagttcattaccaggcttctggataactgcaagacatgttgaggaggtaatttagccatttgaatcagctgtgttggataaaggacacatgtaaaacctgcaggacactggccctcgaggcctggagttcgacacctgtgttCTAGAGCCATAATTCACATAGAGTGTACAGGAGTGCTCATGAACTAAAAGAGGCTTAAAAACACCATTCTGGGTGGTTTGGAGtcatgtatttttcattttcagatgcAAGTGTGATACTGCTTTCCCAGAATACCCATGTACAAAAACACAGCGGTCATCATTGCACTGCTACAGGTTTCATTTCTGTTAAAACACTttaatttaattcttttttatttatatggcatcATATCTAAACAACAGTTCCTTTGAGGCACTTTATAACGCAAGGTAAAAAGACTACAATAATAAAGACAAGGAAACACTGCAACACGAGAACAAAATTGGGGACTGTCTGTTTGTCAAATATACACATGACAACTGATACTACACTAGGGCTTCCCTGTCGTTGGACAGGGAAGCACAATATACAGCTGGAAGACAAGACCTAGAAGGTAATACTCACGCCACGTAGTCGGCTATAACAACAGGTTTGGGGATGTGTCCGGCTGGTATATGACCCCGGAGGATCTCTGGCTCTGGTGCCATGAGAGGAGCAGCTTTTAAGTGGTTGGGAGCATCCATGATGTCTGGCTGGATTGTGGGGAGAGGGGTCTGCGCCGACACCCTAGAGGATGGACCAAGCTGCGGCaggtaaacacagacacatgttCAGTTCGTATATACTGTGTGCACCTTGGTGTCTGCAGGACCATTTCAAACACTTTCTCATACTTACTATAGAGAGTGGGACAGATGAGTCAATGGTTCTCATCTATTGTGTgatgaaaaagagaaacaggaattTACTGACATTGAGTAAATACACCGTCTCTGCAAAACCTAAGCTGTGATGCTATGTTCTCTTTAGATAGAAGAGGCTTTCTACTCCCAACCCATCCAAACAAACCAcgcttgttcagtctttttctaattcttCTGTCATGAACTCCCGTGTTCACTGAGGCCTGTACAATCTGACATGAAGCTCTTGGGTTGTTTTACTGTGTCTCTGAGCAATGCACAATCTGACCTTGGGTTGAATTTGCTTTGACatccacttgtgaataatctttttCCCTGTAGAATGATGGGCTTCAGATTGTTTCTTAGCTTAATGTCCACGCTGAAATCATCAAGGTGTACAACACACGAATAAACAAATGGACTTTTCTACTTCATCTAATCACTCAATACAACTTGTCTTATTcatccattcatacaagcacctttttctatgctttttaaACACAATTGAATATTAGATTAGAATAAAAACTGGAGACAAAGAGAATAACAGATGGCCAgttctttggggggggggggggcatacCTATTCAAAAACACAACAGGATAAGCATCATTGCTCAGTGttacttttctttgttattgtaGGGTCATTACCTGACAGTGTAATGCACCTTGAAATTGCTGTggctgttgttgtcatttggtgcaatacaaataacactgaattacactgcaaataaaatctttgcatttaaaaaaaaaaagaaaaaaagaaaaaaaaaaatcacctacTCCAGTGGAGTAGGTGATTATTTAACATTACTTACAAAGCGGTCTTACAACAGCTTCCAGGAATGCTGACTCTATTTTCTAGAGAACTGATTGGCATTAGGTTTTGATTTTATATGTGCTGATCTCTTATCTTAGCACAGGATGGGTGCAAAAATAAGTTAACATGATAGTTTACTTACTGGGGTACACTGTCACGTAATAAAATTAATGTCTTATTACATGACAaaattaatgtaataaaacagtAACCTTGCTAAGCCCCAAAATGTTCTCTGTAGTATCTCCAGGACTCTGCATCAAAGGTCGCGTTAGGTATTTAGCTGTGAATattatttttgtgctttttgtgtgtgtgtgtcagacctCCTGCGCCAGCCCCTCTTTCCTCATCCTGGCTGCTTCATGCCTCCACAGCTTCACACAAACCGCTGCACTAATAAAGTAGAGCACCATGTTGATGAAGAGGAAGACAATGGCTGCTGTCTGGCCGGACTCGGTGCGACAGAATGCACCGTTCACTCCATTATTGAAGACTGGCGAGTAGCACAGTCCCCCTCGAGTGGTGTCCTTCACATACACCACCCCTGCAGCTAAATAGAGCACACCCAGCACCAGATTTATGGAACACTCTGTTAGAGGCCACCATGAGGAGTCTAGAAGGATGGCTCTGTAGTATAGGGTCATCCCAAGAACAACCAGAATAACTGTCACTATCCATGCAAGGCCAGCCACAACCAGAACAAAAGGCGTCTTAGGTCCTGTGTAGGAAAACCCCCCAGACCCATATGCCGCAGCGCCTCCACCAAGCCCTCCATACAGCTGCGGCCCAGAGTATCCATACATATTGAACCACTCGTTGTCCTTATGAACGTAAGCGCAGACACAGGCAAACACTGCAGCTCCAAGCAGCAGCTGCACACCGCCCAGGATCCTTAACAAGCCAGCCCATGACTTCATGTAGGCGTAGCGCGCATGATATTCTTCCACGCGCTCCTGGTATGTCTGAACTGAAACATTGGTGGGGACTGCAGATGCAGAGTCAAATGCTTCGGCACCGAGCAACAGTCCATCTCGCTCCTTTTGAGAGGTGTAGCTGGCTCCAGAGCCACCATAGCGGTCTCGATAGGAGCCTGGAAGGGAGGGAGATGGAGGGGCAGAGTGAGGCGGTGAGCAGGGGACTCCTCCTGTGGTGTGGCACTTAGCACTCTTTTTGGATGAAGGAACAGGGGAATCAGGGCCAGACCCACCCTTGCTACCACGGTTACTGCTGTTGCCACGGAAAAAATTCTTGACAGAGTCAGGGATGAAGCGGCGAACTGGCTTAATGTCCATAGCGTCACGGTCTTCATCCATTGGGTCGTCATTGCTGGGGGGATAGAAAGCTTCAGGTCCAACAGGTGGCTGTTCAGGTAGAGGGGGAGGGGGCAGGGAGTCTAAGCTGACAGATGGCACTGTCCCATGCAGGAGTGGTGGAGATGGAGGTAACGCAAGGTCCCCATACAGGGAATCCGCTGGGACCTGGTCATAGAGTGGCATCTCCCTCACCCGGTCAAATCTGGAGACTCCTGAAGACATTGCAGCTTTGACTTTCTGCCAATAGAAACAGAGAGGATTACAATGGCATAGTATTAAGATCTCAACTTATAgcacctttaaaataaaaaacacaagccTTAGTTTCATTCCTCAACTTCTtgcagctgctccctttagggcaTACCACAggagatcatctgcctccatctcatcctGTCCCAGCATCCTCATTTGTCACACCAACCTCCTCCGTCACTACATGcatgaacctcctctgaggtcttcctctttttctcctgcctGGCAGTTCCATCTTCATTATCCTTTGGATAAACTGGacactctccctcctctgcatatGTCCAAACCATTTCATCCCAgactgagctgtccctctgatgtacctACTGCCAATCCTGGATTGCTCATCTGAGCATTTTCAACTTGGCCTTCTGTCTTATTGTCAGTGCCACCATCTCCAAAGCATACATCATGGCAGGTCTCACTACCTGACTACCTACTTATAAACTTTCCTTTTCATTACTGCCCACTGCACCCTGCCTGCGCTCCTTTCTTCACTTCTCTTGAGCACTGCCATTGCAGGAATTTAAACCCATCCACCTTCAATACCGCTGCTCCTACAGTTTCACTGTTTTCCATAAATCATGACAGCACTGTACTTTTGAATTTTTGCCAAGGTCCAAGAAAAATATATCAGCTACAGCAACAACTTTAATAAATGATCAGATGACACAAATTGGATGAAACAAATTCAGAATGTAATGTAATTCCATTAATTGAGTCATAAATGCAAAACGTATGCTGTAAAGCCAACTGTTCATCTGCTGGTGGGTGACCATGAGTCTTTACTCAATTTGAAGAACAGTAAACTGCTTGGAGTTAAATGTCTATGAATTCCAAAATTATCCCTCTAAGATAATAAAGTACTGTGATTATCCAGTCTGCACTGCTGTGTCAGTGCTCCACACAGCAGGTCCAATAAATATTTGGTACatttggaggaattttggcttgtttttcttttcagaacTGCTTTATGCTGGAAACACTGAGCATTCACATCTCAGCAGGTTTGGGTCCAGACTGTGCTTAGCCAATTTTAAACTTAGTTTTGGAATTTTGTGCTTGGTTTAGATGAAAGACTCCTTCATCAGACCAAGTCTATTTCTCAGTCACTGGAGTTTTTAATTCTGGTCCCCACTGTAGGTTTGTCTGCCGCTAAGCAGTCCTATATGCAGCTGACTGCGATGCACTGTGTCTGACATCTTCTCATCAGCCAGGTCAAGGTTTCAGCGCTTGTCCTTCATTTGGCTGCAGAGCATTACTCTGACCATAATTAAAATGGTGAATGGTGAATGGTGaattttttagttttgtttttgtttaagcaGAGAACATTCtcaataatttcatttttacGTTGATATGTGAATATTTCTAGAATATTCTCAGTATGGCATTGCACAAtaggacttttttttccctcttactCCACGGCAGCATTCCTCAATGAGCAAACTAAAGGAGAGATTTGTAGTTTTACAGAGCTTAGCTCAGACTCTCCATGAGTCTGAGAGTCAAGGCTCACAAAATATACACTATTTAGGACTCCTAGCTTAATCTCTTATGTTGGTCACAGGTTCTTCAAAGGGCGCCTGTATATCAGCACAAGGTACCGCTTTCCCGTCAGGTCCCAAAAGCGCACCGACACATGATCAGGGTGGCAGAGCTAGGAGTACACGGCTTGACCACAACACACAGAGCACTTCAGACTGGAGGTCCATCTGTTCCCCTCCTATTCAAACTTCACTCATTCGCTGACTTACCTTCTCACTGGTGTCGGCGCTGGTCTGTGACACAGGCAACAGCCTCCTGCCTTTGTTTTCTCACACTTTCACAGCGATTACAGGTCAGGCATTGCTACGAACAGTGGTTAAAGCGCAGTCAGGAACCGGAAAAGCAAAGTGCTCGCACCTCCCCGCCGCGGTGAAACTTACCTGACCTGCCCGGCCAGCCTCACGATGCGTTCACGGCCTCTTTTCACATCTGAATCCTCACTCTCTAATTCCTACGCCACATTGTTGTTCCTTGAGTAAAGGCGACTTCCAACAAccgttttttaaattaatattttttataaatttatttttattcttatacAAAAAACTCTCTCACTTATTATAACTGTAAAAATGTTGATTAGAAACGTAAGTGATATCACGGTAGATTAGCCCCTTATTTCTTGATAGATGAGAGCGCAGTTTTAAGTCCAGGACTCAGTACTTAGCTCCAGTCCAGAGAAACAAGCATTCCTGTCTACAATCTCAGAGTAATATTATTCAGTGAagtcagtggcggtcctagcctgtttggcgccctaggcgaacactccctctgccccccccccccccccccccacacacacacatacatacacacaaaacatgttaaggattgtacattaacataaaactgttgtccacacacacatatgaagagagagagagtatgcatagtatgcaaacagctaccaaacagccatcataattcgtcatacaatgagagcaggacaaatcaacaattgacaatgactaattaatattaaaatctgtaacataatgtattgtttggagtttagtctgttactgttactatttttaccatttcttcttggagcaactgtaatccacattatttccttagggattaataaagtattttgattctgattgtttcaggatgacctgccattatccaatgacacatctgcttacctgtatcttttgcttgtttctcctcctcttcttttctcttttttctaaactgagcacctgatggctttgaacttttcttgtccatcttccattggttttaattttgcactccagtatgaacacccatccctcaacccgaggatcaccacaacatgatctaatagacctacaccttagttcacagattcactttgtttAGGGTGCATTTctgagatttcacacaacccaggaacaaatcatgaatacataatgggcttggatttataacattatgaatgaaatgtgctctatttggaagcagcaggtctccctccccttttgacaggttgtgtgtgagactttaaatcctcaaactgtaaattataaattgttattgatccctttaccccgagtcctaaagcgtatatttattttcttactctactatatttattgttcgtttatttgcactgctgtaactggagcattgactgtagaaaacatggacgacgcgaccccgcctcctaccattgtgcaaaaatgaagccaaaatatccccCCCAAGagcatctggctgcagccactgtggagctccacagtaaccggatacacgtgacctccacactAACCGGAagcacgtgacctccacagtagccggaaacacgtgacctccacagtaaccggaaacacgtaACTTCAGTTAAATCGACTTTGACGAGAAGggtctggctgcagccactgtggagctccacagtaaccggaaacacgtgacctccacagtaaccggaaacacgtgacctccacagtaaccggaaacacgtgacctccacagtaggcAGAAATACGTTCCTGCGTGGATCATCGACTGTGGAAATCTTGCAAGTGGATCCTAAAGGTTGGGACAGAGTCTTTcatgtataattttttttttttgccgttaataattatataattttAGGAATCATCTAGTTTGCTTACACTGATTACTTTGGCACTTCGTTAGCGTTACAACAACGGTCATACCTCCGAAGTATCTAAACTTTAGTAAGGAGTGTGTGTACTTTTGACACCTCTGGTTAGCATTTAGTGGTCAGTTTCAaacgtatttattttttgcttgttaTTGAACTACTTTTCACTATCTGTAACATCAATGCACATTGTTCCATTTACTGCATATTGCACTTTATTCATGTCTTTCATTCCACCTGCAAAAACACTGTAACAAGGTCGTCACAAAGAggtttatatatgtataaatactAATATTCTCTATTCCattctgttctgcttttttattgCCCAGACTTTAATTAGCctttgttaaattgtctgttatatgtcaaTAGATATGTATGCCAcaaataaaagtgttttgtaAATTATGCTTTTGTAAAGAATTTTCTCACCAAATCTCTTACATGCTAACTGTAATatgttatttctgctaaaacctgaacttaaatgtgtatatggtgtttatctgtttttctctctgttttagatGCTCATATCAAATTGGAATTCTGCCTCCAATCCAGAATTGCAGGAATGCACAACATGTTGCAGAAGACTCTTTCACTGCCCTCTGTGCCCCACTTTCAGCCCTACTGTCAAGGCAAAGATTGAGGAGCATATAAATggacacattaaaaatgctttgcCTTTCAAAGGTATGTTGATATTAAATATACCTCATAGTTAAAGTTATAAATATGCTCTTCTTTTCAGCACTTCTGCAGTCTCTTTGTTGACTTAAAAGTTGCTTTTCACATTGTACAGTTCAGTGCATTCATTAGCGAGAGAAAAAAGCgtgttttcattaaatatttttttttcctgttcaccACATTTCCTGACAGCTCTTGTGATCCACACcattttgctttcattattgAGGATGGCTTGGATATTTTTGTTATCCAATCGATTGTTAGATAAACTGATTGCATTCTatacaactacatttaaattacatgttgttgtttgttttctttttttctctctcttacagACAAAATGATATACTGGTGCACTTTCACTGCCCTGTCTGTAACATGACAGTCATACAGCGTTGGGATATGGCAAGGCAATTTTTCTCATGTCAGCATTCAGGACTGCTCCCCACTGAACTCTCTGAGGAGCCCCATCTCCCTCTCGATGTCTTGTCTCCAGTATCTAAACCATTTTCTGAATCTTCAGTAGAACATTCATGTGTTCTACCCTCTGTGCTAAATGAAACTGTGGCTTGTAGAAAGTCCTTGAAAATGAAACGCCCTCACTGTGGTCCTagtcttcttaaaaaaaaattcaaggcTCACATGGTGAGGAGGCATTCAAATAGATGTTTGCCTGGCTTGtcatctgcagtgtttttgtgtagagggacttcttcctctttgtttttcagtttgcagaggacatggagctctttttaaaagcttgtgctGATGAGCAGGGACTATGGGTCAATGCgatgtttgacatttaatggacagatgaaggcactggctgtttgtttgtgttttttatgtgttgttgttgtttttcagtgtaCAGAATTCCAGTTAaacttattattaaatattcacTTGTTTCCATTTTAT includes these proteins:
- the marveld2b gene encoding MARVEL domain-containing protein 2b, translated to MSSGVSRFDRVREMPLYDQVPADSLYGDLALPPSPPLLHGTVPSVSLDSLPPPPLPEQPPVGPEAFYPPSNDDPMDEDRDAMDIKPVRRFIPDSVKNFFRGNSSNRGSKGGSGPDSPVPSSKKSAKCHTTGGVPCSPPHSAPPSPSLPGSYRDRYGGSGASYTSQKERDGLLLGAEAFDSASAVPTNVSVQTYQERVEEYHARYAYMKSWAGLLRILGGVQLLLGAAVFACVCAYVHKDNEWFNMYGYSGPQLYGGLGGGAAAYGSGGFSYTGPKTPFVLVVAGLAWIVTVILVVLGMTLYYRAILLDSSWWPLTECSINLVLGVLYLAAGVVYVKDTTRGGLCYSPVFNNGVNGAFCRTESGQTAAIVFLFINMVLYFISAAVCVKLWRHEAARMRKEGLAQEMRTIDSSVPLSILGPSSRVSAQTPLPTIQPDIMDAPNHLKAAPLMAPEPEILRGHIPAGHIPKPVVIADYVAKYPSIYTDEERDQYKAVFNDQYAEYKELHAEVQAMAKKFEEMDEMMANLPSRPSSQMEKERINGILMEYQRKKADPTYLEKRERCEYLKNKLSHIKQKIQEYNKSMGYSDAN